A genome region from Planctomycetota bacterium includes the following:
- a CDS encoding GH116 family glycosyl-hydrolase, whose product MQRSTLCLWLICCGLAGAAETGSEAFARLVAKEPGLVAQWRFEGNLDDARGALKGEIRGGQAEFADGPNGGKALVLGARRAVTMGEAPALDLETTSIELWFKPTFAPGGQGNPCLICKRKTSGETRLSLHLWNDYSGLAFWNGKAVVRFAPAAGQLRRGEWHYLVLTCAGNDLKLYLDGLPCRQFAGAGTISFEKKGLPLLLGAADLNGFEYYEGAMDEVAVYSRVLSPVDIERHMDAMGAKKRMTREELAALAEKERLAREQVRKKDLAAMMTDERLFARGESRVYQGESLGAIRLPVGGIGAGSIQIDGKAARPVWHIFNNMNQMAVPDSFFAIRIAGDKPILKALQTEPAGAYAAMKALSFRGEYPFGWYDFTDPDVPLKVSLETFNPLIPLNTKDSAIPCALYNVTVKNPTDKPVEAAVLAYQRYGAGTEGHKREMRRTERATILDMTGAKPGSMALAVLGAGEGSDGALASTLKLDPGASRTVTFILAWHFPGGRHGQGGWGGEGNMYENWWPNAGAVADDVAARLDDLTRLTRLYHDTLYASNLPYWLLDRLSSQLAVLRSQTVFWTKAGYFGGWEGCAPDSGCCNGNCNHVWQYAQSHARLFPEIGRILREQELRFMAPNGAIPHRQPASHPAFDGQCGGILGAYREHLCSPDGAWLAQHWPAVKKAMDFLIATHDKDEDGVLAGPQWNTLDCNTGGSTSWLGTLYLAALAASEKMALLQKDEAAAARYRRIRESGSKKQDESLFNGDYYIQIPDPQPHRDYHDGCHIDQLLGQWWAHQLDLGWLYPPDHCAKAMRALFQHNFRTHFRGVPQAPRKFVADADAGLQMICWPKDNRPPNHTIYADEVMSGFEYSAAAMMLYAGLMKEGFGVVRAAADRYDGRLRTGLTPGGTASWGHSGNPFGDDECGKFYARTMSIWSLLLACQGFIYDGPAGVIGFRPRWRPEDHASFWSGAEGWGLFTQKRQAGRQTARLEVRHGKLQVKSLVFELPEDARPSKLAVSLGDRPLEATHELAANRLTVTLPSRVSVAEGQTLGLEARW is encoded by the coding sequence ATGCAACGAAGCACCCTGTGTTTGTGGCTCATCTGCTGCGGCCTGGCGGGCGCGGCGGAAACGGGGTCCGAGGCCTTCGCCCGCCTCGTGGCCAAGGAACCGGGGCTGGTGGCCCAGTGGCGCTTCGAGGGCAACCTCGACGACGCCCGAGGCGCACTCAAGGGCGAAATCCGCGGCGGCCAGGCGGAGTTCGCCGACGGGCCCAACGGCGGCAAAGCCCTCGTGCTCGGGGCCAGGCGCGCCGTGACCATGGGCGAGGCACCCGCACTCGACCTCGAGACGACCAGCATCGAACTGTGGTTCAAGCCCACCTTCGCGCCCGGCGGCCAGGGCAACCCTTGTCTCATCTGCAAACGCAAGACCAGCGGCGAAACCCGCCTCAGCCTGCACCTCTGGAACGACTACAGCGGCCTCGCCTTCTGGAACGGCAAGGCGGTCGTCCGCTTCGCCCCAGCGGCGGGCCAACTGCGCCGCGGCGAGTGGCACTATCTGGTGCTCACCTGCGCGGGCAACGACCTGAAGCTCTACCTCGACGGCCTCCCCTGCCGCCAGTTCGCGGGCGCGGGCACCATCAGCTTCGAGAAGAAGGGCCTGCCCCTCCTCCTCGGCGCCGCCGACCTCAACGGCTTCGAATACTACGAGGGCGCGATGGACGAGGTGGCCGTCTACTCCCGCGTGCTGTCGCCCGTGGACATCGAGCGGCACATGGACGCGATGGGCGCGAAGAAGCGCATGACCCGCGAGGAGCTGGCCGCCCTCGCCGAGAAGGAACGCCTCGCCCGCGAACAGGTCCGCAAGAAGGACCTGGCCGCGATGATGACCGACGAGCGGCTCTTCGCCCGCGGCGAGAGCCGCGTCTACCAGGGCGAGTCTCTGGGCGCCATCCGCCTCCCAGTCGGCGGCATCGGCGCCGGCTCCATCCAGATTGACGGCAAGGCCGCCCGCCCCGTCTGGCACATCTTCAACAACATGAACCAGATGGCCGTGCCCGACAGCTTCTTCGCCATTCGCATCGCGGGCGACAAGCCGATCCTCAAGGCCCTCCAGACCGAGCCCGCCGGCGCCTACGCCGCCATGAAGGCCCTCTCCTTCCGTGGCGAATACCCCTTCGGCTGGTACGACTTCACCGACCCCGACGTGCCCCTGAAGGTGAGCCTCGAGACCTTCAACCCCCTCATCCCGCTGAACACCAAGGACTCCGCGATCCCCTGCGCCCTCTACAACGTCACGGTGAAGAACCCCACCGACAAGCCGGTCGAGGCCGCGGTGCTGGCCTATCAGCGTTACGGCGCCGGCACCGAGGGCCACAAGAGGGAGATGCGGCGCACCGAGCGCGCGACCATCCTCGACATGACCGGGGCCAAGCCCGGCAGCATGGCCCTCGCGGTCCTCGGCGCAGGCGAAGGCTCCGATGGCGCCCTCGCCTCCACGCTGAAACTCGATCCGGGCGCGAGCCGCACCGTCACGTTCATCCTCGCCTGGCACTTCCCCGGCGGGCGCCACGGCCAGGGCGGCTGGGGCGGCGAGGGCAACATGTACGAGAACTGGTGGCCCAACGCCGGCGCCGTGGCCGACGACGTGGCCGCCCGCCTCGACGACCTGACCCGGCTCACCCGCCTCTACCACGACACGCTCTACGCAAGCAATCTCCCCTATTGGCTCCTCGACCGCCTCAGCTCGCAACTCGCCGTGCTTCGCAGCCAGACGGTGTTCTGGACAAAGGCCGGCTACTTCGGCGGCTGGGAGGGCTGCGCCCCCGACAGCGGCTGCTGCAACGGCAACTGCAACCACGTGTGGCAATACGCCCAGAGCCACGCCCGCCTCTTCCCCGAAATCGGGCGTATCCTGCGCGAGCAGGAACTCCGCTTCATGGCCCCCAACGGCGCCATCCCCCACCGCCAGCCCGCCAGCCACCCCGCCTTCGACGGCCAGTGCGGCGGCATCCTGGGCGCCTACCGCGAGCACCTGTGCTCCCCCGACGGCGCCTGGCTCGCCCAACACTGGCCCGCCGTGAAGAAGGCGATGGACTTCCTCATCGCCACCCACGACAAGGACGAGGACGGCGTGCTGGCCGGCCCGCAGTGGAACACCCTCGATTGCAACACGGGCGGCAGCACCTCGTGGCTCGGCACGCTCTACCTCGCGGCCCTCGCCGCCAGTGAGAAGATGGCGCTCCTCCAGAAGGATGAGGCGGCTGCGGCCCGCTACAGGAGAATCCGCGAGAGCGGCTCGAAGAAGCAGGACGAATCGCTCTTCAACGGCGACTACTATATCCAGATTCCCGACCCCCAGCCGCACCGCGACTACCACGACGGCTGCCACATTGACCAGCTCCTCGGCCAGTGGTGGGCGCATCAGCTCGACCTCGGCTGGCTCTACCCGCCCGACCACTGCGCGAAGGCGATGCGGGCGCTCTTCCAGCACAACTTCCGCACCCACTTCCGCGGCGTGCCCCAGGCCCCGCGCAAGTTCGTGGCCGACGCCGATGCGGGCCTCCAGATGATCTGCTGGCCCAAGGACAACCGCCCGCCCAATCACACCATCTACGCCGACGAGGTGATGAGCGGCTTCGAATACTCGGCGGCCGCCATGATGCTCTACGCGGGCCTGATGAAGGAGGGCTTCGGGGTGGTCCGCGCCGCGGCCGACCGCTACGACGGGCGCCTGCGCACCGGCCTCACCCCCGGCGGCACAGCGTCCTGGGGCCACAGCGGCAACCCCTTCGGCGACGACGAGTGCGGCAAGTTCTACGCCCGCACGATGAGCATCTGGTCGCTGCTCCTGGCTTGCCAGGGGTTCATCTACGATGGCCCCGCCGGGGTCATCGGCTTCCGGCCGCGGTGGAGGCCCGAGGACCACGCGAGCTTCTGGAGCGGCGCCGAGGGCTGGGGCCTCTTCACCCAGAAGCGCCAGGCCGGCCGCCAGACCGCGCGGCTCGAGGTCCGCCACGGCAAGCTCCAGGTGAAGTCCCTCGTCTTCGAACTGCCAGAGGACGCCAGGCCCTCGAAGCTGGCGGTCAGCCTCGGCGACAGGCCGCTCGAGGCGACGCATGAGCTGGCCGCCAACAGGCTCACGGTCACCCTCCCCTCGCGCGTCAGCGTGGCCGAGGGCCAGACGCTCGGCTTGGAGGCCCGATGGTGA
- a CDS encoding PQQ-binding-like beta-propeller repeat protein, which yields MHRTTLLLIVVAAAVSAGDQPQWGERFSRNMVSPERGLPESFDPKTGENVKWSVPLGTETYSSPIVAGGRVFIGTNNNRPRDPRHQGDRGVLLCLDERTGDLAWQLVVPKITADPPDPYLDWPNAGLCSPPTVEGDRVYAVTNRGEVVCLDLHGLANGNDGPYQDEGQHMAPQGRPAMTPGPLDADILWLYDLRAQSGVYPNDAFHASILLHGDFLYLNTSNGVDRTHRRNPAPDAPSLVVLEKATGRLVAQDDERIGGKVYHSTWSSPALGEVGGKPLVVFCGGDGVAYGFAALATMPPAGDVAKLQRLWRFDPDPTSPKEDIHKYKNNRETGPSNIKSMPVFHQGRVYLTVGGDIWWGKNKAWLKCFDATKTGDITASAELWSYDLRNHCCSTPAVVGDLVFVADCGRLVHCVDAATGKAHWTHEAKGDFWASPLVADGKLYLGSRRGEFHVFAADRAKRLLACVQLDGAINGTATAANGTLYVATMTRLYALRAQAPPK from the coding sequence ATGCATCGTACGACCTTGCTGCTCATCGTCGTGGCGGCCGCCGTCTCGGCGGGCGACCAGCCGCAGTGGGGCGAGCGCTTCAGCCGCAACATGGTCTCGCCCGAACGCGGCCTGCCCGAGTCCTTCGACCCGAAGACCGGCGAGAATGTCAAGTGGTCGGTCCCCCTCGGCACCGAAACCTACTCGTCGCCCATCGTGGCCGGCGGCCGCGTGTTCATCGGCACCAACAACAACCGCCCCCGCGACCCCCGCCACCAGGGCGACCGCGGCGTGCTGCTGTGCCTCGACGAAAGGACCGGCGACCTCGCCTGGCAGCTCGTCGTGCCCAAGATCACCGCCGACCCGCCCGACCCCTACCTCGACTGGCCCAACGCCGGCCTGTGCTCGCCGCCCACCGTCGAGGGCGACCGCGTTTACGCCGTCACCAACCGCGGCGAGGTGGTGTGCCTCGACCTCCACGGCCTCGCCAACGGCAACGACGGCCCCTACCAGGACGAGGGCCAGCACATGGCCCCCCAGGGCCGGCCCGCGATGACGCCCGGCCCGCTCGATGCCGACATCCTGTGGCTCTACGACCTGCGAGCCCAGTCGGGCGTCTACCCCAACGACGCCTTCCACGCCTCCATCCTGCTCCACGGCGACTTCCTCTACCTCAACACGTCGAACGGCGTGGACCGCACCCACCGCCGCAACCCGGCCCCCGACGCCCCGAGCCTGGTCGTGCTCGAGAAGGCCACGGGGCGTCTTGTGGCCCAGGACGACGAGCGGATCGGCGGCAAGGTCTACCACAGCACCTGGTCATCGCCCGCACTGGGCGAGGTCGGCGGCAAGCCGCTCGTCGTCTTCTGCGGCGGCGACGGCGTGGCCTATGGCTTCGCGGCCCTGGCCACGATGCCGCCCGCCGGCGACGTGGCCAAGCTCCAGCGCCTCTGGCGGTTCGACCCCGACCCCACCTCGCCCAAGGAGGACATCCACAAGTACAAGAACAATCGCGAAACAGGCCCCAGCAACATCAAGAGCATGCCCGTCTTCCACCAGGGCCGCGTCTACCTCACCGTGGGCGGCGACATCTGGTGGGGCAAGAACAAGGCCTGGCTCAAGTGCTTCGACGCCACGAAGACGGGGGACATCACGGCCAGCGCGGAACTGTGGTCCTATGACCTCAGGAATCACTGCTGCTCGACGCCCGCCGTCGTGGGGGACCTCGTGTTCGTGGCCGACTGCGGCCGTCTCGTACACTGCGTGGACGCCGCAACGGGCAAGGCCCACTGGACGCACGAGGCGAAGGGCGACTTCTGGGCCTCGCCGCTGGTGGCCGACGGCAAGCTCTACCTCGGCAGCCGGCGGGGCGAGTTCCACGTCTTCGCCGCCGACCGCGCGAAGAGGCTCCTCGCCTGCGTGCAACTCGACGGCGCCATCAACGGCACGGCCACAGCGGCCAACGGCACCCTCTACGTGGCCACCATGACCCGCCTCTACGCCCTCCGCGCCCAGGCGCCCCCGAAATGA
- a CDS encoding PTS sugar transporter subunit IIA, with product MKLSDLLNESVVKVGLESEDKEELFAEMIELLVRAGRLEDRDRALQAILAREEMATTGIGSGVAVPHGKEPSIKSLLVALGISKKGIEYDATDGEPVYLVFLVLAEANNPGPHVQCLGEIARLLQVPGLNERLRAAKNAREVLDIIRAEE from the coding sequence ATGAAACTTAGCGACCTGCTCAACGAGAGCGTGGTGAAGGTCGGGTTGGAATCGGAAGACAAGGAAGAACTGTTCGCGGAGATGATCGAACTCCTGGTACGCGCGGGACGCCTGGAGGACCGCGACCGGGCGCTCCAGGCCATCCTGGCCCGCGAGGAGATGGCCACCACCGGCATCGGCAGCGGCGTGGCCGTCCCCCATGGTAAGGAACCGTCCATCAAGTCCCTCCTCGTCGCCCTCGGCATCTCCAAGAAGGGCATCGAGTACGACGCCACCGACGGCGAGCCGGTGTACCTGGTCTTTCTGGTGCTTGCCGAGGCCAATAACCCCGGGCCGCACGTGCAGTGCCTGGGCGAGATCGCCCGCCTGCTTCAGGTGCCGGGCCTGAACGAACGCCTGCGCGCCGCGAAGAACGCGCGCGAGGTGCTCGACATCATCCGCGCCGAGGAGTAG
- a CDS encoding V-type ATPase subunit: MPLSGDFDYIQAKVHGLRSRVYELDRLDALCDLRTVAQLWHRLYPEADAQGHHELQRRLLADHVAELASVQPHLPEPLGPLYAWMMRRFQVENLKVILRAWKAHEPPERVLPFLAPLRGGLALEAAPLLRAADLASFVLGIPEPQLRAAALEAAPQHAEAGETFFVEAALDAAYYTRLLSLAAELPALHRRTCEPLVRLEAAIYNTLAIFRLKLNYHLAQEKARAFLAQGALHLVQVERLFDYPDFRDMLAHVPRELVRPEDAARLFAIADLERAVWERLLRVANRQFYRSVGDLGLVVAFYTVKRVELANLIRVIEGVRYGLAPTLIREGLIHPRLTAAA, translated from the coding sequence ATGCCACTCAGCGGTGACTTCGATTACATTCAGGCCAAGGTCCACGGCCTCCGCAGCCGCGTTTACGAGCTGGACCGCCTGGACGCCCTGTGCGACCTGCGCACCGTGGCCCAGCTCTGGCACCGCTTGTACCCCGAAGCCGACGCCCAGGGCCACCACGAACTCCAACGCCGCCTCCTGGCCGACCACGTGGCCGAGCTCGCCAGCGTCCAGCCCCACCTGCCCGAGCCTCTCGGCCCGCTCTACGCCTGGATGATGCGGCGGTTCCAGGTGGAGAACCTCAAGGTCATCCTCCGCGCCTGGAAGGCCCACGAACCGCCCGAGCGTGTGCTGCCGTTCCTGGCCCCCTTGCGCGGCGGCCTGGCCCTGGAGGCAGCCCCGCTGCTCCGAGCCGCCGACCTGGCGAGCTTTGTGCTCGGCATCCCCGAGCCGCAGCTCCGCGCCGCGGCGCTCGAGGCCGCCCCGCAGCACGCCGAGGCGGGCGAGACCTTCTTCGTCGAGGCCGCGCTCGACGCGGCTTACTACACCCGCCTCCTGTCGCTTGCCGCCGAGTTGCCGGCCCTCCACCGCCGCACGTGCGAACCGCTCGTGCGCCTGGAGGCGGCCATCTACAACACGCTGGCGATCTTCCGCCTCAAGCTCAACTACCATCTCGCCCAGGAGAAGGCCCGCGCCTTCCTGGCCCAGGGCGCCCTCCACCTTGTGCAGGTCGAGCGCCTGTTCGACTACCCCGACTTCCGCGACATGCTGGCCCACGTGCCGCGCGAGCTCGTGCGGCCCGAGGACGCCGCCCGCCTCTTCGCCATCGCCGACCTCGAGCGGGCCGTCTGGGAGCGCCTGCTGCGCGTGGCCAACCGCCAGTTCTACCGGTCCGTGGGCGACCTCGGCCTCGTCGTGGCCTTCTACACCGTCAAGCGCGTCGAATTGGCCAACCTCATCCGCGTGATCGAGGGCGTGCGCTACGGCCTCGCGCCCACCCTCATCCGCGAAGGGCTGATCCATCCGCGGCTGACCGCCGCCGCGTAG
- a CDS encoding V-type ATPase 116kDa subunit family protein, with protein sequence MLKPAPMKRIRLLILERDVRAVTEGLGRLGVVHLSQAQATEGGELVNATRLGEELGLIHSLLERVTALCDALEIGEDRPAEQVPYADARELDAELAPLEQRLAAVLERRKSLDADIEAEYQVLRDAEAYRPIEVAPDQLRDLAFLHFALGTLPSREIAPLREKLEGKAVFLPFKSPDGRQRVVALATRAARFALDSLLAEHHFVAERLPERTAGAPADVSRKAEERLLALAKEQEALRAETAGLAAELGGRLAAWRQRLRTDEQLLHAQAYFGHTSATCLIAGYVPSVRVDALREELLRLTDGRVVIEVADPPAADPDTPTLLVNPRLLKPFEMLVAGYGHPGYREIEPTPLVALSFLLMFGIMFGDVGQGAVLLAAGLALARRGRTDKVRDFGTLLWLCGIVAMLSGWVYGSVFGIERVLQPPWGGWFALDVTRIESIKPLLIATVGLGVVMMTLGVVLNLINRIQARDYFALVIDKFGLVGFIFYWGALGLGLRTLVWESGPPAAWEIGVLVILPLVVLFFREPLHYLMTRRDHTRKAHLLAGLMEGFVDILETVSAYAANTVSFVRVGAFALAHAAVCVAIFAIERMVRGAPGGPMWSLLVVVFGNALVIGLEGLVVSIQAMRLEYYEFFSKFFSGQGKAYHPFKLT encoded by the coding sequence GTGCTCAAACCGGCCCCGATGAAACGCATCCGCCTCCTGATCCTCGAGCGCGACGTGCGCGCCGTCACCGAGGGCCTGGGCCGTCTGGGCGTGGTGCACCTCTCGCAGGCGCAGGCCACCGAGGGCGGCGAGCTCGTGAACGCCACGCGCCTCGGCGAGGAGTTGGGCCTCATCCACTCGCTCCTCGAGCGGGTGACCGCGCTCTGCGACGCGCTGGAGATCGGCGAGGACCGCCCCGCCGAGCAAGTGCCCTATGCCGACGCGCGCGAGCTGGACGCCGAGCTGGCGCCGCTCGAGCAGCGGCTGGCCGCCGTGCTGGAGCGGCGGAAGAGCCTGGACGCCGACATCGAGGCCGAGTACCAGGTGCTGCGCGACGCGGAGGCCTACCGGCCCATCGAAGTGGCGCCCGACCAGTTGCGCGACCTGGCCTTCCTGCACTTCGCCCTCGGCACCCTGCCATCGCGCGAGATCGCCCCGCTGCGCGAGAAGCTCGAGGGCAAGGCCGTGTTCCTGCCCTTCAAGTCGCCCGACGGCCGCCAGCGCGTCGTGGCCCTCGCCACCCGCGCGGCCCGCTTCGCCCTCGACTCGCTGCTGGCCGAGCACCACTTCGTGGCCGAGCGGCTGCCCGAGCGCACCGCGGGGGCGCCGGCCGACGTCTCGCGCAAGGCCGAAGAGCGGCTCCTGGCCCTCGCCAAGGAGCAGGAGGCCCTGCGCGCCGAAACCGCCGGCCTGGCCGCCGAACTGGGCGGCCGCCTCGCCGCCTGGCGCCAGCGCCTGCGCACCGACGAGCAGCTCCTCCACGCCCAGGCCTACTTCGGCCACACCAGCGCCACCTGCCTGATCGCCGGCTACGTGCCGTCGGTGCGCGTGGACGCGCTGCGCGAGGAGCTGCTGCGCCTGACCGACGGGCGGGTGGTCATCGAGGTGGCCGATCCGCCGGCCGCCGACCCCGACACCCCCACGCTGCTGGTGAACCCGCGGCTCCTGAAGCCGTTCGAGATGCTCGTCGCCGGCTACGGGCACCCGGGCTACCGCGAGATCGAGCCCACGCCGCTCGTCGCCCTCAGCTTCCTGCTGATGTTCGGCATCATGTTCGGCGACGTGGGCCAGGGCGCCGTGCTCCTGGCCGCAGGCCTTGCCCTGGCGCGCCGCGGCCGCACCGACAAGGTGCGCGACTTCGGCACCCTGCTCTGGCTGTGCGGCATCGTGGCCATGCTGTCGGGCTGGGTCTACGGCAGCGTGTTCGGCATCGAGCGGGTCCTCCAGCCGCCCTGGGGCGGGTGGTTCGCCCTCGATGTCACCCGCATCGAGTCGATCAAGCCCCTCCTCATCGCCACCGTGGGCCTCGGTGTGGTGATGATGACGCTGGGCGTGGTGCTCAACCTGATCAACCGCATCCAGGCGCGCGACTACTTCGCCCTGGTGATTGACAAGTTCGGCCTCGTGGGCTTCATCTTCTACTGGGGCGCGCTGGGCCTCGGCCTGCGCACGCTGGTGTGGGAGAGCGGGCCGCCCGCGGCCTGGGAGATCGGGGTGCTCGTGATCCTGCCGCTGGTTGTGCTGTTCTTCCGGGAGCCGCTGCACTATCTGATGACGCGGCGCGACCACACGCGCAAGGCGCACCTGCTCGCGGGGCTGATGGAGGGGTTTGTGGATATTCTCGAGACCGTGAGCGCCTACGCGGCGAACACGGTGTCGTTCGTGCGCGTGGGCGCCTTCGCCCTGGCGCACGCGGCGGTGTGCGTGGCGATCTTCGCTATCGAGCGCATGGTGCGCGGGGCGCCCGGCGGCCCGATGTGGAGCCTGCTGGTCGTCGTCTTCGGCAATGCGCTCGTCATCGGGCTCGAGGGGCTCGTGGTCTCCATCCAGGCGATGCGCCTGGAGTACTACGAGTTCTTCAGCAAGTTCTTCAGTGGCCAGGGAAAGGCCTATCATCCGTTCAAGCTCACCTAG
- a CDS encoding ATP synthase subunit C: MESKLRVSIMIWAAAVLLVALPLGLGLSAVLGGEEPAKEAEKAPTLKRESGENIAFAVSVAVTTSMACFSAAYAVGKVGAAALGAASERPELLGRALIFVGLAEGIAIYGLIIAILLLGYLR, encoded by the coding sequence ATGGAGAGCAAGCTGCGGGTGTCCATCATGATCTGGGCGGCGGCCGTGTTGCTGGTGGCGTTGCCGCTGGGGCTGGGCCTCAGCGCGGTGCTCGGCGGCGAGGAGCCGGCCAAGGAGGCCGAGAAGGCGCCCACGCTCAAGCGCGAGTCGGGCGAGAACATCGCCTTCGCCGTCAGCGTGGCCGTGACCACCTCGATGGCGTGCTTCAGCGCCGCCTATGCCGTGGGCAAGGTGGGCGCGGCCGCCCTCGGCGCGGCCAGCGAGCGGCCCGAGTTGCTCGGGCGGGCCCTCATCTTCGTCGGCCTCGCCGAAGGCATCGCCATCTATGGCCTCATCATCGCCATCCTGCTGCTCGGCTACCTCAGGTAG
- a CDS encoding V-type ATP synthase subunit F → MHYYVIGDEDTVLGFRYAGVPGDIVKSAEAAHDALERVLRRRDVVILIMTDRVADWIRPEVNRVHFDFELPLVVEVPGPAGPSPERKDLLTLIREAVGIKV, encoded by the coding sequence ATGCACTACTACGTGATCGGCGACGAAGACACCGTGCTCGGTTTCCGCTACGCCGGCGTGCCGGGCGACATCGTGAAGAGCGCCGAGGCAGCGCACGACGCGCTCGAGCGCGTGCTGCGCCGGCGCGACGTGGTGATCCTCATCATGACCGATCGGGTGGCCGACTGGATCCGCCCCGAGGTGAACCGCGTGCATTTCGATTTCGAGCTGCCGCTGGTCGTCGAGGTGCCCGGGCCCGCCGGCCCGTCGCCCGAACGCAAGGACCTGCTGACCCTCATCCGCGAGGCCGTCGGCATCAAGGTCTAG
- a CDS encoding V-type ATP synthase subunit E family protein, which translates to MASEKVLSDEILKDAQTKADRLRKRGERDAKKILDEAAKEAAAAAERTLQVARARADRVTQSLLATVEQDVRRGLLAAREAELDRLFEAARQRLADRSSYDPAAVLAALAAQAIGAMRADRVVLALAEADRAIATEAWRADVRRRLGRDVAIEVSPEPAPIEGGLIVRSADGRLLYDNSFGARLRRLWPELRKELAAEVFQENSP; encoded by the coding sequence ATGGCGAGCGAGAAGGTCCTGTCGGACGAGATTCTCAAGGACGCGCAAACGAAGGCTGACCGCCTGCGCAAGCGCGGCGAGCGCGACGCGAAGAAGATCCTGGACGAGGCGGCGAAGGAGGCGGCCGCCGCGGCCGAACGCACCCTCCAGGTGGCCCGCGCCCGGGCCGACCGGGTGACGCAGTCGCTCCTGGCCACCGTAGAGCAGGACGTGCGCCGCGGCCTCCTCGCCGCGCGCGAGGCCGAGCTCGACCGGCTTTTCGAGGCCGCCCGCCAGCGCCTGGCGGACCGCTCCTCCTACGATCCCGCGGCCGTGCTCGCCGCGCTGGCGGCCCAGGCCATCGGCGCCATGCGGGCCGACCGCGTGGTGCTCGCCCTGGCCGAGGCCGACCGCGCGATCGCCACCGAGGCCTGGCGGGCCGACGTGCGCCGCCGTCTGGGACGCGACGTGGCCATCGAGGTCTCGCCCGAGCCCGCACCCATCGAGGGCGGCCTCATCGTCCGCTCGGCCGACGGGCGGCTGCTCTACGACAACTCGTTCGGGGCCAGGCTCCGCCGCCTGTGGCCCGAGCTCAGGAAGGAACTCGCCGCCGAGGTGTTCCAGGAGAACAGCCCGTAG